In Naumovozyma castellii chromosome 1, complete genome, one DNA window encodes the following:
- the CAX4 gene encoding dolichyldiphosphatase (ancestral locus Anc_4.179) produces MDLNPNPNIIPFDDTYILYDSDDPLSFICAYLSLFPILILTFYLSWFITTREMEACIMAAGQLCNELINNVVKNKIRQPRPPHPELVSSFQRDTLRSGYGMPSAHSQFMGFLTMYMLLRVTYNWAGLSSVKKHVGASAVFGLGVCVCFSRIYLKYHSLEQVLVGWCFGVFNGAGYYAVVGLLREMGIVQWVLQWGIMRWLYVKDSWNGDAEKTLKSEFETWQRRSCANGIRNKKVD; encoded by the coding sequence ATGGACCTGAACCCGAACCCTAACATCATTCCCTTTGACGACACGTACATTCTATACGATTCGGATGATCCGCTATCGTTCATTTGTGCGTACCTGTCATTATTCCCGATCTTGATCCTGACGTTCTATCTTTCATGGTTCATCACGACCCGAGAAATGGAAGCCTGTATCATGGCAGCGGGCCAACTATGCAACGAATTGATCAATAATGTAGTCAAGAACAAGATCCGTCAACCACGTCCGCCTCATCCAGAACTTGTTTCGTCGTTCCAGAGAGACACGTTACGTTCCGGCTACGGGATGCCCAGTGCGCATTCACAGTTCATGGGGTTTCTCACCATGTACATGTTGTTGCGGGTGACTTACAACTGGGCCGGATTGAGTAGTGTGAAGAAGCACGTTGGTGCATCAGCAGTGTTTGGCCTGGGCGTATGTGTGTGTTTCTCGCGGATCTACTTGAAATACCACTCGTTGGAGCAGGTGCTTGTTGGGTGGTGCTTCGGTGTGTTCAATGGAGCGGGATACTACGCCGTGGTTGGGTTGCTACGAGAGATGGGTATTGTCCAGTGGGTATTGCAATGGGGGATCATGCGATGGTTGTATGTGAAGGATTCTTGGAATGGCGATGCAGAGAAGACACTGAAGAGCGAGTTCGAAACCTGGCAGCGCCGTTCTTGTGCTAACGGTATTAGAAATAAGAAGGTCGATTGA